Proteins encoded by one window of Streptomyces sp. NBC_01571:
- a CDS encoding recombinase family protein, producing MRAAGVAEEHIYVDKRTGANMDREGLAALVAFARPGDRINVLTLDRLGRNMRETLNLVHDLTQRGIHLRTLGDKLAVDTGEPGPGTEMAIALLAMFAQMERIYMLERAAGARAAKQAHGLPTGRPAKLNATTRAGAAQRIKDGAIPEQVAAELAVSRSTLYRELRKHRESATAEQVAQEG from the coding sequence ATGCGCGCCGCCGGAGTCGCCGAGGAGCACATCTACGTCGACAAACGCACCGGCGCGAACATGGACCGCGAGGGCCTGGCCGCGCTGGTCGCCTTCGCCCGGCCCGGCGACCGGATCAACGTGCTCACCCTGGACCGGCTCGGCCGCAACATGCGCGAGACTCTCAACCTCGTGCACGACCTCACCCAGCGCGGCATCCACTTGCGTACCCTCGGCGACAAACTCGCCGTCGACACCGGCGAGCCCGGCCCCGGCACCGAGATGGCCATCGCCCTGCTGGCGATGTTCGCCCAGATGGAACGGATCTACATGCTGGAGCGTGCCGCAGGCGCCCGCGCCGCCAAGCAGGCCCACGGCCTGCCGACCGGGCGCCCGGCAAAGCTCAACGCGACAACCCGCGCCGGAGCCGCTCAACGGATCAAGGACGGCGCGATCCCCGAGCAGGTCGCCGCCGAGCTCGCGGTGAGCCGCTCCACCCTGTACCGGGAACTACGCAAACACCGCGAGAGCGCCACCGCCGAACAAGTCGCGCAGGAGGGCTGA